One window from the genome of Paenibacillus azoreducens encodes:
- a CDS encoding DUF4132 domain-containing protein produces MDNLNQEEQYWFVIEPRVKEAEAGGDTLVRKFYNLMREPYVDSDSDEYKALYEELKKLSAKRPESLYVPLAETVFALVGGKTAEIVRYIIEHVSEFPYAAGYYRRPFRTRRLEVHFSMVLNKIKELLTAESLQFSLRDYLTKPDYTIDRMYWLQRVIPDLIAFELDQGDGWVEEALKEIIYGDNQTALLKPEMIKGIMLSHRKELYAMVGELLIAARLQEGLRQSIAEQMDAGTLEANLYLLKIILDHDLFRYTSIVRALGTWTGMGLEAANQRVAGQLLQQAYLALTDEKQRKEWLTSANANQVYISLWASAVHEEGDLPEKIRFLMENGERYQKIVAQYVLANSQNKTVKFEIARNSLEENDPELLYWILQNYSFDYEYEWRVGGIEDRVLKINRTPALENKETRRFEYGRFKAILEEVPVKEKTGVSGVLDFTEFRYSSDLVLRKMMYLTAYDMDEEWIAELIGLAAQMNPDLRGDLINYFTGDSGSEEQRAFIFASLSDKSMTNREHALRQVKKLTLNEAELQQVEGLLKLKTGSLRQSAIDILLHQPEEMLPSSMQRLLTAKGELQRLAGLELLTELKEDQDRADQFEKLRPWADRIASPTPKEKQLLAKLKQDTGFTAENGFGLYDPQQTEDWLLERRDVSEVNLGRIFMITEERASQFLHGLDELVHEWRDTEYEVEYYNGAKEANLIGAKLRQLSYKSRQDTLDHDHFERENELHQYPLAEKWQRYCEESGWNAQELMGLYYAILLKDISGTLYPFYSYFSNVVDFDAMRRTQLLEGGRKQFLEQMLPLAGILKVQEILDGLRYGEQVKTLVSAYFTDSERSDTFDMAESAMVKIMASDVSKLAEQDKPVWFVAAAPLFMILRSRVYDVESFRSFFRTAYQYDLLRREIDKDCYSSINVNQYFRAFTLGLIGENELCKELFGRDARNHMRVLTSSGDTMVNRNDKLIELRERIVSRLLDIELARGDLKTDASIYTMSFQRIYGMEPFIRILTSLGGETFVRGYIYGYSGQTTKKESLSHLLKICYPRDGEDEEKLKKMLKGTEISEKLLLEAAMYAPQWIEIISKHLGWKGLRSAAWYFHAHINESFSAEKETIVAHYSPITPQEFNDGAFDVKWFEEAYGTIGEERFRLLYDCAKYISAGSNHRRSQLFADAVLGRLRLDDMKRSVMDKRNKEHLLAYSLIPLAADQEKDLRERYDFIQLFLKQSRGFGAQRRASEGTVGQIALGNLARSAGYADVIRLTWDMEARMLEQLGSLFEPYALDEDTNVRLTVDEEGKTELEVTSKGKLLKSVPARFKKNGYIEQLKQAKSELTDQFRRAKRELERSMEEQSRFRASELAALAASPVLRPLVSTLVFKADQQLGYFTSAVDGTLRLVEPGGEAWVLAGKDGLTIAHPLDLYESGDWSDYQRDLFERGIRQPFKQVFRELYLVNEDERAGKAGSRRYAGHQVQPSKTVALLRGRGWTVSYESGLQKVHYQENIIATIYAMADWFSPADSEAPTLETVEFLDRKTYKTIPVDQIPPILFSETMRDIDLVVSTAHVGGVDPEASLTTIELRKVIVEESLRLLKLDNVKLDGNFARIEGKLGEYAVHLGSGVAYKQGTGALNIIPVHSQHRGRLFLPFLDEDPRTAEVLSKVVLLAEDNKIKDPQILVQL; encoded by the coding sequence ATGGACAATTTGAATCAGGAAGAACAGTATTGGTTTGTGATCGAACCAAGAGTTAAAGAGGCCGAAGCTGGCGGGGATACGTTAGTACGGAAATTTTACAATCTGATGCGCGAACCTTATGTCGATTCCGATAGCGATGAATACAAAGCTCTGTATGAAGAATTAAAGAAGTTGAGTGCCAAACGGCCGGAAAGTTTGTATGTTCCTCTTGCGGAAACCGTGTTTGCTCTCGTTGGCGGGAAAACAGCAGAAATCGTCCGGTATATTATTGAGCACGTGAGCGAATTTCCTTATGCGGCCGGTTATTACCGGAGACCGTTTCGGACCCGGCGGTTAGAAGTTCATTTTAGCATGGTGCTGAATAAAATTAAGGAGTTGCTCACTGCCGAATCCCTTCAGTTTTCGCTACGGGATTATTTGACCAAACCGGATTATACAATTGACCGCATGTATTGGCTTCAACGCGTGATTCCGGATCTGATCGCGTTCGAACTGGACCAGGGCGATGGTTGGGTGGAAGAGGCGCTGAAGGAGATCATCTACGGAGATAACCAGACCGCGCTTTTAAAACCGGAGATGATTAAGGGGATTATGCTAAGCCACCGCAAGGAATTATACGCCATGGTTGGCGAGCTTCTCATAGCGGCACGGCTGCAGGAAGGATTACGACAATCGATCGCCGAGCAAATGGATGCCGGTACGCTTGAGGCGAATTTGTATTTGCTGAAAATCATTTTGGACCATGATCTGTTCCGGTACACCTCTATTGTACGCGCGCTTGGAACTTGGACCGGCATGGGCCTGGAAGCGGCGAATCAGCGTGTGGCCGGCCAGCTTTTACAGCAGGCCTATCTTGCGCTTACCGATGAAAAACAGCGTAAGGAATGGCTCACTTCTGCCAATGCGAACCAGGTTTACATCAGCCTGTGGGCTTCGGCCGTGCATGAGGAAGGGGATTTGCCGGAAAAAATAAGGTTTCTGATGGAGAATGGGGAACGTTACCAGAAAATCGTGGCCCAATACGTACTGGCCAACAGCCAAAACAAAACGGTCAAATTCGAAATCGCCCGGAATAGTTTGGAGGAGAACGATCCGGAGCTGCTGTATTGGATTTTGCAGAACTATAGCTTTGATTATGAATATGAATGGCGCGTTGGCGGAATCGAAGACCGAGTGCTGAAAATCAACCGCACGCCGGCTCTTGAAAATAAAGAAACAAGACGGTTCGAATACGGGCGTTTCAAAGCGATTCTCGAAGAGGTTCCAGTGAAAGAGAAAACCGGCGTATCCGGCGTGCTTGATTTTACGGAATTCCGTTATTCTTCCGACTTGGTTCTGCGCAAAATGATGTATTTGACCGCTTATGATATGGACGAGGAGTGGATCGCCGAACTAATTGGATTGGCGGCGCAAATGAATCCGGATTTGCGGGGCGATTTGATTAACTATTTTACAGGTGATTCCGGGTCGGAGGAGCAGCGCGCCTTTATTTTTGCTTCTCTATCCGATAAAAGCATGACCAACCGCGAGCATGCGCTTCGCCAGGTGAAGAAGTTAACTTTAAATGAAGCAGAACTGCAGCAGGTTGAAGGTTTGCTAAAGTTGAAGACAGGCTCTCTACGGCAGAGCGCGATCGATATCCTTTTACATCAGCCTGAGGAAATGCTGCCTTCGAGTATGCAGCGTCTGCTCACGGCCAAAGGCGAATTGCAGCGGCTTGCCGGGCTGGAGCTGTTGACCGAGCTCAAAGAGGATCAAGACCGCGCGGATCAATTCGAGAAGCTGCGGCCATGGGCGGATCGTATCGCTAGTCCGACACCCAAGGAAAAACAGCTTCTCGCTAAATTGAAGCAGGACACCGGCTTTACCGCCGAAAACGGCTTTGGCCTTTACGATCCGCAGCAAACCGAAGATTGGCTGCTTGAGCGGCGCGACGTATCCGAGGTAAACCTGGGACGGATTTTTATGATTACAGAAGAACGCGCAAGCCAATTTCTGCACGGGCTTGATGAGCTTGTGCATGAATGGCGGGATACCGAATACGAGGTTGAATATTACAACGGAGCAAAAGAAGCCAATCTAATTGGAGCCAAGTTAAGGCAATTGTCGTATAAGTCCCGTCAGGATACGCTGGATCATGATCATTTTGAAAGAGAAAATGAATTGCATCAATATCCCCTTGCAGAAAAGTGGCAGCGTTATTGCGAGGAAAGCGGATGGAATGCACAAGAGTTGATGGGGCTTTATTATGCTATTTTGTTGAAGGATATATCGGGGACATTGTACCCATTCTACAGTTATTTTTCCAATGTCGTAGATTTCGATGCGATGAGGAGAACCCAATTGCTTGAGGGCGGGCGGAAGCAATTTTTGGAGCAAATGCTCCCGCTTGCGGGCATATTGAAAGTGCAGGAAATATTGGACGGGCTGCGTTACGGCGAGCAGGTTAAGACGCTTGTGTCTGCTTATTTTACAGACAGTGAGCGAAGCGATACGTTTGATATGGCTGAATCCGCCATGGTTAAGATTATGGCAAGCGACGTGAGCAAATTGGCTGAACAGGATAAACCGGTATGGTTTGTGGCGGCAGCCCCATTGTTTATGATTTTGCGGAGCCGGGTTTATGATGTGGAGTCTTTCCGCTCCTTCTTCCGCACGGCCTATCAATATGATTTGCTGAGACGGGAAATCGATAAAGACTGCTATTCGAGCATCAATGTGAACCAATATTTCAGGGCATTTACGTTGGGGTTGATCGGGGAGAACGAGCTGTGCAAGGAATTGTTTGGCCGGGATGCCCGTAATCACATGCGCGTACTGACATCGTCCGGGGATACGATGGTAAACCGAAATGATAAGCTGATTGAATTGCGAGAGCGCATCGTTTCGCGTCTTCTGGATATCGAGCTTGCACGGGGAGATTTGAAGACAGATGCAAGCATTTATACGATGTCATTTCAACGGATTTACGGAATGGAACCATTTATCCGCATTCTGACGAGCCTTGGCGGCGAAACGTTTGTCCGTGGTTATATTTACGGCTATAGCGGTCAGACCACCAAAAAAGAATCGCTCAGCCATCTCTTGAAGATCTGTTACCCGCGTGATGGAGAGGATGAAGAGAAGCTCAAAAAAATGCTGAAGGGAACGGAGATCTCGGAGAAGCTTCTGCTTGAAGCTGCCATGTATGCGCCCCAATGGATTGAAATTATATCCAAGCATTTGGGCTGGAAAGGGCTGCGCAGTGCCGCATGGTATTTCCATGCTCATATTAATGAAAGCTTTTCGGCGGAAAAAGAAACGATCGTTGCTCATTATTCGCCGATTACGCCGCAGGAATTCAACGATGGGGCATTCGACGTAAAATGGTTCGAGGAAGCTTACGGCACCATAGGTGAAGAACGTTTCCGTTTGCTGTACGACTGCGCCAAATATATCTCTGCCGGGTCCAATCACCGCCGCTCGCAGCTGTTTGCCGATGCGGTTCTCGGCCGCTTGCGTCTCGATGACATGAAGCGGTCCGTCATGGATAAGCGGAATAAAGAACATCTGCTGGCATATAGTTTGATTCCATTGGCAGCCGATCAAGAGAAGGATCTGCGGGAGAGATATGATTTCATTCAATTGTTTCTGAAGCAAAGCAGGGGATTTGGCGCGCAGCGCCGGGCCAGCGAAGGTACGGTTGGGCAGATTGCGCTAGGCAATCTGGCACGCAGCGCAGGATATGCCGATGTGATCCGGTTAACCTGGGACATGGAAGCGCGCATGCTTGAACAGTTGGGCAGCCTGTTTGAGCCATACGCTTTGGATGAGGATACGAATGTGCGCCTGACGGTTGATGAAGAAGGCAAAACCGAGCTTGAAGTGACCAGCAAAGGCAAGCTGTTAAAATCGGTGCCTGCAAGATTCAAGAAAAATGGTTATATTGAACAGCTGAAGCAAGCCAAATCAGAACTGACCGACCAGTTCCGCCGCGCAAAGCGGGAGCTGGAGCGTTCAATGGAGGAGCAAAGCCGTTTCCGTGCGAGTGAATTGGCGGCATTGGCGGCGAGTCCGGTCCTTCGGCCGCTGGTAAGTACGCTGGTATTTAAAGCGGATCAGCAACTCGGATATTTCACGTCAGCGGTGGACGGCACGTTACGGCTCGTAGAGCCGGGCGGCGAAGCTTGGGTGCTTGCCGGCAAAGACGGGCTGACGATTGCGCATCCGCTGGATTTGTATGAAAGCGGCGATTGGAGCGATTATCAGCGGGATTTATTCGAACGCGGAATCCGGCAGCCATTTAAGCAGGTGTTCCGGGAGCTGTATCTCGTGAACGAGGATGAGCGTGCAGGCAAAGCCGGATCGCGGCGTTATGCCGGGCATCAGGTGCAGCCGAGCAAGACGGTAGCCCTGCTGCGCGGACGCGGCTGGACGGTAAGTTACGAATCTGGCCTGCAGAAGGTGCATTATCAGGAAAATATCATCGCCACGATCTATGCGATGGCGGATTGGTTTTCGCCTGCGGACAGTGAGGCTCCGACCTTGGAAACGGTGGAATTCCTGGACCGGAAAACGTACAAGACGATTCCTGTGGATCAGATTCCGCCGATTTTGTTCTCTGAAACGATGCGGGATATTGATCTTGTCGTGAGCACGGCGCATGTGGGGGGCGTCGATCCGGAGGCAAGCCTGACGACGATCGAACTGCGGAAAGTCATCGTGGAAGAGTCCTTGCGTCTTCTTAAGCTGGACAATGTGAAATTGGATGGCAATTTTGCCCGGATTGAGGGCAAGCTTGGAGAATATGCGGTGCATCTTGGCAGCGGAGTGGCATATAAACAAGGTACCGGTGCATTAAACATTATTCCGGTGCATTCCCAGCATCGCGGGCGGCTGTTCTTGCCGTTTCTGGACGAGGATCCGAGAACGGCCGAAGTGCTGTCCAAAGTGGTGCTGCTGGCCGAAGACAACAAAATCAAGGATCCGCAAATTTTGGTGCAGTTATAG
- a CDS encoding GNAT family N-acetyltransferase, translated as MMEQIEGLQIEGKGIILRMAKETDLEAYYSFLQDAESKKLTGSNQEFTREVIADWLRKIAEPNPDRVDFMIISKETKELLGEVVLNEIDSANRSANIRIGIQGSSNRGKGHGTEAMILTLRHGFETLKLHRIHLGVYPFNPRAIHVYKKIGFQQEGIQRDAIYQDGKFHDMIEMSLLEDEFRALHGENE; from the coding sequence ATGATGGAACAAATAGAAGGGCTGCAGATCGAAGGAAAAGGCATTATTTTACGTATGGCGAAAGAGACCGATTTAGAGGCATATTACTCGTTTTTGCAGGATGCCGAATCGAAAAAGCTAACAGGCTCAAATCAAGAATTTACCCGCGAGGTCATTGCCGATTGGCTGCGAAAGATCGCAGAACCGAATCCGGATCGCGTTGATTTCATGATCATATCGAAGGAAACGAAAGAATTGCTGGGTGAGGTCGTTTTGAACGAAATCGATTCTGCGAACCGCAGCGCGAATATTCGAATCGGCATTCAAGGCTCATCCAATCGCGGCAAAGGTCACGGTACGGAAGCGATGATTCTCACGCTCCGCCACGGCTTCGAAACATTAAAACTGCACCGGATCCATCTGGGCGTTTATCCTTTTAACCCGAGAGCTATTCATGTATATAAGAAAATCGGTTTTCAACAAGAAGGAATACAGCGGGACGCCATATACCAGGACGGAAAATTCCATGACATGATTGAAATGTCGCTGCTTGAAGATGAATTCCGGGCTTTGCATGGAGAAAATGAGTAG
- a CDS encoding DUF1963 domain-containing protein, producing MTQRIPCKSEGCAATILPRTAAKTGGYCMPCHQEQERRKRQAYIKKHRKTVDLYEGLNDPVEILKIMHAPRRYDPLIEYIPYPLSKEQIYVSLSPGEAASLKDYAMHLLASGDEETSQEILSSLVCYRNDSIAGCLPILMENGVYYPGILYKDAAPDIRDRLLEQAEWDDDNRNHILVALAWIGDEQVIHRFHEWRMNPPQWAGQLYVAPELYAQEAGWKLLDSGGRQDLVHEHSYAVESMEGHRVPGAHEAAVKLLRQGTSDCPWCSGKLTTLIEVDTAHSVLAKLNLSLDRLQVDTCVICGCYDVIYMELDADGVPSWSGYNRKPDHMPVVDMEEYSDEYLRVGLELTISNNPRSAFYAAIWELSQHGSQLGGHPSWVQDAEYPACPCCGQSMFFIGQLDWSDIEKYGEGIYYMFVCPRDRLTATTYQQS from the coding sequence ATGACGCAAAGAATTCCATGCAAAAGCGAAGGCTGCGCCGCTACGATTTTGCCGAGGACGGCAGCCAAGACGGGCGGATACTGCATGCCATGCCATCAGGAACAGGAACGTCGGAAGCGGCAGGCCTATATTAAAAAGCACCGCAAAACGGTGGATCTGTATGAAGGGTTAAACGACCCGGTGGAAATTCTGAAAATAATGCACGCGCCCCGTCGATATGATCCGCTTATTGAATACATCCCGTATCCTTTGAGTAAGGAGCAGATATATGTTTCCTTGTCTCCAGGGGAAGCGGCAAGCCTGAAGGACTATGCGATGCATTTATTGGCGTCAGGGGATGAGGAGACGAGCCAAGAAATCCTGTCTTCTCTTGTATGTTACAGGAATGATTCTATAGCCGGATGTCTGCCTATCCTCATGGAGAACGGGGTGTATTATCCCGGAATTTTGTATAAAGACGCAGCGCCCGACATTCGGGATCGGCTGCTGGAGCAGGCGGAATGGGATGATGACAACCGGAATCATATTCTGGTTGCATTAGCTTGGATCGGGGATGAGCAGGTCATACACCGGTTCCATGAGTGGCGCATGAACCCGCCGCAATGGGCTGGGCAATTGTATGTCGCACCAGAATTGTACGCCCAAGAGGCGGGCTGGAAGCTGTTGGATTCCGGAGGACGCCAAGACCTGGTTCATGAGCATAGTTATGCCGTTGAGAGCATGGAAGGGCACCGCGTACCCGGCGCTCATGAGGCTGCTGTCAAGCTTTTAAGGCAGGGGACTTCGGATTGTCCATGGTGCAGCGGGAAACTGACAACGCTGATCGAGGTGGATACCGCCCATTCAGTGTTGGCCAAGTTGAACCTGTCTTTGGACCGGCTGCAGGTGGATACCTGTGTGATTTGCGGCTGCTATGACGTGATTTATATGGAACTAGATGCAGATGGCGTACCAAGCTGGAGCGGATATAACCGAAAACCGGATCATATGCCGGTTGTGGATATGGAGGAATACAGCGATGAATATTTGCGGGTTGGTCTAGAGTTGACGATATCAAACAACCCCCGCTCTGCTTTTTACGCTGCGATATGGGAATTATCCCAGCACGGCTCCCAATTGGGCGGACACCCAAGCTGGGTCCAGGATGCCGAATATCCGGCATGTCCATGCTGCGGACAGAGCATGTTTTTTATCGGACAATTGGATTGGTCGGACATAGAAAAGTATGGAGAGGGCATCTACTATATGTTTGTTTGTCCCAGGGACCGGTTGACGGCAACAACGTATCAGCAAAGCTGA
- a CDS encoding DUF6138 family protein, translating to MNRNVKAFLDDVWSQVTPIYEKESERIGALKNRSRLQAGIKDYLRVSWKQGKQSGAYGMIYIDLDEPFDWSDSSYTVEAGAYIEDLMDLTDEALLDELFSALRLQVDAVFQSDQYGPGFFDYRFELILEIQRGDSMLRRQELLINDNKLQGLKKALDTFIQTKVMAELPVRPSENDEFFFARHLVNSLFFEQEPDKIDPLIRRLNEKHRANRNRLDQWAYHYTNAFRGWAEDHFLKRYFDRKGNFGEQWVRKEDAALLKPEQKDMDFFLYVALQIGHKEPATRKEYLELAKQLGSERADGYLRQGSGRYESMRQSSLFQGKANDILGTIDIRISAEEETAYREALDYITGLLQEGFPKGYKLTLKSKAKNYLPIKKLAKSQLHQFFANSLQYPALFPRLAEYAEAAMEEFAWYMDVEPDEKSAMPGTYAVFGLGLYSDAYFPLVCRYMELVDTEHQSVQDGYAEAFMEAHGLSADLMPAVVSILLGGNQSAKPVKSMEINCSELADALFQELEAKEDYQREYVLYRIFGSRSKLAQRVKKEEPPLKDNLEKLLAWMR from the coding sequence TTGAACCGGAATGTGAAAGCTTTTCTTGATGATGTATGGAGCCAGGTCACCCCGATTTATGAAAAAGAAAGCGAAAGAATCGGTGCACTAAAGAACCGAAGCCGCCTTCAAGCGGGAATCAAAGACTATTTGAGGGTATCGTGGAAGCAAGGAAAACAAAGCGGCGCGTATGGAATGATTTATATCGATCTGGATGAACCTTTTGATTGGAGTGACAGCTCCTATACTGTGGAAGCGGGCGCTTATATCGAAGATTTAATGGATTTAACGGATGAAGCGCTGCTGGATGAGCTTTTTTCTGCTTTGCGTTTGCAGGTGGATGCGGTTTTTCAATCCGATCAGTATGGCCCTGGCTTTTTCGATTACCGGTTTGAGCTGATCCTTGAAATTCAGCGGGGAGATTCCATGCTGCGCCGGCAAGAGCTGCTTATCAACGACAATAAACTTCAAGGGCTGAAAAAGGCGCTGGATACGTTTATCCAAACGAAAGTGATGGCGGAGCTGCCGGTACGGCCCAGTGAAAACGACGAGTTTTTCTTTGCCCGGCATTTGGTGAATTCGCTGTTTTTTGAGCAGGAACCGGATAAAATCGATCCACTGATCCGCAGGCTTAACGAAAAACATCGCGCGAACCGGAACCGTTTGGACCAGTGGGCTTACCACTACACCAATGCTTTCAGAGGGTGGGCGGAAGATCATTTTTTAAAGCGGTATTTTGACCGGAAAGGGAACTTTGGAGAGCAATGGGTGCGAAAAGAAGATGCCGCGCTTCTCAAACCGGAACAAAAAGATATGGATTTCTTTCTATATGTCGCACTGCAGATCGGTCATAAAGAACCGGCCACCCGCAAGGAATACCTTGAACTCGCAAAACAGCTTGGATCGGAGCGGGCAGACGGTTATTTGCGGCAGGGCAGCGGCCGCTATGAAAGCATGCGGCAAAGCAGCTTATTCCAAGGCAAGGCCAATGATATTTTGGGAACGATCGATATCCGGATTAGCGCGGAAGAGGAGACGGCTTACCGCGAGGCGCTCGATTATATCACCGGGCTTTTGCAGGAGGGTTTCCCGAAAGGCTACAAGCTTACGCTAAAAAGCAAAGCCAAAAACTATTTGCCAATTAAAAAGCTGGCGAAATCGCAGTTGCATCAATTTTTTGCGAATAGCCTTCAATATCCGGCCCTTTTCCCGCGGCTGGCGGAATATGCGGAAGCGGCTATGGAGGAATTTGCCTGGTACATGGATGTGGAGCCTGACGAGAAATCGGCCATGCCTGGAACCTATGCGGTGTTTGGGTTGGGACTGTACAGCGATGCGTATTTCCCGCTAGTATGTCGGTATATGGAGCTGGTCGATACGGAACATCAATCGGTACAGGACGGGTATGCGGAAGCTTTTATGGAAGCTCATGGGCTGTCGGCGGACCTGATGCCTGCGGTTGTCTCTATTTTGCTTGGAGGAAACCAGTCGGCCAAACCGGTCAAAAGCATGGAGATCAACTGTTCTGAACTAGCGGATGCGCTTTTCCAGGAGCTTGAAGCAAAAGAGGACTATCAACGCGAATATGTTCTTTATCGTATCTTCGGAAGCCGCAGCAAACTTGCACAGCGCGTCAAAAAAGAAGAACCCCCGCTAAAGGACAACCTTGAGAAGCTGCTGGCGTGGATGAGGTAA
- a CDS encoding DUF2625 family protein: MHVRPIEELVDTENDSWMEFKEMLEKGKNSYTLVPNEENAGEGTLYRLQVSTKSYLGSVAYRTGGVVFDHGWVTLLGAGGAGIYGSLTSWNGLQENAEVSPLEGMLVVAYDAAGGFFAMDTGRFGCMGYIYYYAPDTLEWESTELAYSDFIAWLADGDLGLFYQTFRWEDWQEKVRQLEAGQVFAYYPPLWSEEGSGESSSKTPIPIKEAWLAAMERG, encoded by the coding sequence ATGCACGTTAGACCCATCGAGGAGCTGGTAGATACTGAAAACGATTCTTGGATGGAATTTAAAGAAATGCTTGAAAAGGGCAAAAATTCATACACCCTTGTGCCGAACGAGGAAAACGCGGGAGAAGGCACACTATACCGTTTGCAGGTGAGTACAAAATCCTATTTGGGCAGTGTCGCTTATCGGACCGGAGGGGTCGTGTTTGATCACGGATGGGTTACTTTGCTCGGAGCAGGCGGAGCCGGAATATACGGCAGTTTGACTTCTTGGAACGGACTTCAGGAGAACGCCGAGGTTTCGCCCTTGGAAGGGATGCTGGTTGTGGCTTATGATGCCGCAGGCGGTTTTTTTGCTATGGATACAGGCCGGTTTGGATGTATGGGATATATCTATTATTATGCTCCGGACACGCTTGAATGGGAGTCGACCGAGCTGGCTTATTCCGATTTTATCGCATGGCTGGCAGATGGGGATTTGGGGCTTTTCTACCAAACCTTTCGCTGGGAAGACTGGCAGGAGAAGGTCCGGCAGCTTGAAGCGGGTCAGGTATTTGCTTATTACCCGCCGCTGTGGTCGGAGGAAGGAAGCGGGGAGAGCAGCAGTAAAACGCCGATCCCGATTAAGGAAGCATGGCTTGCGGCGATGGAGCGGGGATAA
- a CDS encoding glycosyltransferase, with amino-acid sequence MDDKCISVVVPAYNEEEVIRQCYSALTDVMIDTSYAYELLFVNDGSKDRTMSILDELAREDDHVRVINFARNFGHQAAVTAGINQSRGDCVVIIDADLQDPPEVIHDMLEKWKEGYDVVYGKRRKRKGETLFKLASASLFYRFLQRMSDTHIPRDTGDFRLIDRKVVHVFNRMTERNKFIRGIISWIGFNQTFVEYDRDERAAGETKYPLRKMIAFASDGIFSFSSKPLKLITRMGMLTVVLAFVVLVYSLCAKLFDLPAVERGWTSIMTAITLFSGVQMLSLGIMGEYIARIYDESKNRPQYIIRETLHYPHDEIHKHETYPREYRQSEFVSK; translated from the coding sequence ATGGACGATAAATGCATATCGGTTGTTGTCCCCGCTTACAATGAGGAAGAGGTCATCCGGCAGTGCTACAGCGCATTAACGGACGTAATGATCGACACAAGTTATGCATACGAGCTTCTCTTTGTAAACGATGGGAGCAAGGACCGCACGATGAGCATTTTGGATGAGCTGGCAAGGGAGGATGACCACGTTCGGGTTATAAACTTTGCCAGAAATTTTGGTCATCAGGCAGCGGTTACGGCGGGCATCAACCAATCAAGAGGCGACTGTGTCGTCATTATCGATGCGGATTTGCAGGACCCTCCCGAAGTGATTCATGACATGCTGGAGAAGTGGAAGGAAGGATACGACGTCGTATACGGAAAACGAAGAAAACGTAAAGGCGAAACGCTGTTCAAGCTTGCGTCGGCTTCTTTGTTCTATCGCTTTCTTCAGCGTATGTCAGATACCCATATCCCGCGGGATACGGGGGATTTTCGTTTGATCGACCGCAAGGTCGTGCATGTATTTAACCGAATGACGGAGCGAAACAAATTTATTCGCGGGATCATCAGTTGGATTGGATTTAACCAGACCTTCGTGGAATATGACCGGGATGAGCGGGCCGCGGGTGAAACGAAATATCCGCTGCGCAAGATGATCGCTTTTGCTTCTGACGGAATTTTTTCTTTTTCGTCCAAACCGCTAAAACTGATCACCCGGATGGGGATGTTGACGGTCGTGCTTGCTTTTGTGGTGCTGGTATACTCCTTGTGCGCGAAGCTGTTTGATCTTCCTGCAGTAGAGCGGGGTTGGACGTCTATTATGACCGCCATTACTTTGTTTAGCGGTGTCCAGATGCTGTCGCTGGGCATTATGGGTGAATATATAGCCCGAATATATGACGAAAGCAAAAACAGACCTCAGTATATTATAAGAGAGACCCTCCACTACCCACATGATGAAATTCATAAACATGAGACGTATCCAAGAGAATACCGACAGTCTGAGTTCGTTTCCAAATAA